A window of Microtus pennsylvanicus isolate mMicPen1 chromosome 16, mMicPen1.hap1, whole genome shotgun sequence genomic DNA:
GGCTTTATGCAAAATATAAACAAGTTTTGTTTATAAAGAAATTATTGATACAATGAGACAAAAACACTAATAGAAGTCAGCACAGATTGTATGTGTCTACCAGCCTCCCTGTTTATActccatacacatgtgtatatacaaatattctAAGATGTTCAAAATAAGGCAAAAAAGTCATTAAATCAGATGCTGAAAAGTTTGTTTAAGATTTGATATTGGACTAGCTTTTAAAACTATAAGGACAGTGAAAACATTAAAaggtaaatttaaattttcacacatgtaaaaaaaatctatgcaaatACAAATTATCCCAAGGAGGAAAAATAGCTCAAGTTCTTGAAATATTAATTTACAAgcatgaaaatattaataataataaatataagacaAAAGGTGGAATTTATGCATTAGAAAAGAAGTAATTGAAGtagtaaaataaaaggatattAAGTATTTTTCATATACTATATTGAAACTGCCAGATGTTGGCAAAATATTTAGGTCCTTGGACAATATAGAAACATACATGTACCTATACTTACAATGAAAATGTAATTGTTGTGAAATTTCTGTAAAGAATTCAGGAAAtgagttaaaatatttaaactgattttaattcattaattggagtttgtttgtttgtttaagatatgGATTGAAATAATCTCTGTAGTGGTTGGCAAGAATGCTTATGAGCAAGATATTTTGGcagaagacaaaaccaaaatgaaaagcaataCAGCACCATATACATTAATCAAGAACTTAGTAATCAAGCCGtatggtggtggctcataccttaaatcccaggaggcagagagagttggagctctgtgagtttgaggcctgtctggtctacaagagctagttccaggacaggtaggattgtttcacagagaaaccctgtcttaaaaaaaaaaagaaaaacaaaatataaacaaacaaaccaaaaaaagaattCAGTAATCATGGAAATCTCActggaaaaatttaaaaccagtaaaataatatgtaaataatttCTTGAGCATGTTGAATTTTATCATTCCATGACATCAAATCAAAAAGTTATTGCAAACAAAACTGTTGATGTTACCTTTTCTAAATTCCCTGTTAGTATACACATAAAATCTAAGGAACAATATGCAGTGTAGTTTAGCAGAATGTTTCTGCAAAAgccttgttatttttattcttaatttttctctcattgatatagaaAATGTGCAAACAATATAATATAGATGATTTATAAAAACATAATGAGATTTTTCATATTCACAGAGTATTGTCAACAAAGAGTACATACTATTAATGTATGAAGTAAAAGTTGTAATAAATGGTAATAAGAAGTGACTAAACAATCcaaaatggaaaaagaacaaaaaaaccaagacaaaaatgaaaagcaaaagacaaCAGTACCAACAAAGCTTTGTACACCTTTGGTATGTGGCTAACATTTTAAAGGTAATTAgtaaattccaaaaaaaaaaaaaactattaccTATCATTTCAAATGGTCTTGAGGTAGTACATATGAAAAGCCAATATGAAAATACCTTTGTAAAAATATCTGAGAATTAGCTAGGAATATTGATGGACAGAAGAGAGAAGTCACGCAGGACGagcatcaaaataaaacacatgtaAAAAACCGACCAAATGACAAAACTTCACTTTGCCAGAACACCAATCAGGGCCAAAAGAAGATCCACCAGCAAACACAGACCATGCAGTCTAATCAAAGGAGGtggaattttataaaataaggcACTTATTTTCTGAACcctgggttagattaatatgataagaagaatgttttttaaaagactgcCTTTTCTTTGGGGTTGGTTTCTGAATTGCATAGATATGACTTCCATAACATAAGCATCTAATTAAAACCTAAAAATGAATCACAATGCATTGCATAGGTGTGATGGGATTTAAGAAGTGGCGAAGTGCCCATCAGCTGCATAGATataggtttatatatatatatatatatatatgaatataaaatgaggAAATATGAAAAGTAAAGCTTTACTATATAAGAACAAttagataagaaaataaaaacactcagATTTCAGTAAAGACACAGGAAATGtaacccaaaataaaaattttctctaCCACCACCTTAATGTAGATTATCTAAAAATGAAACATACCaatatatgtgtttgcatgtatgtacgtgtgtatgttaACACTATTGCTTGGTATTAAAAACATTAAGTCAAAAGTGCAATTTAGTATTCACTGATTTCTGACTAGCAATTTCTAAATTTTTGagttgttaaaattaaaaaaaaagaaaaaatgcttccATGAAAAACGTTAAAATCCCTCTTGGTAAAAAATAAACTATCATTAAATTTGTTTGGGGCACTTTTTCATAGGAGATATTAAAGCTTGCAACATTAtcaaaaggaaggaataaaatatgcaataaatacAAGTATTTGgttcaaaacataataaaatgtaaCCAATTAAACGGTTGTGAATattagaaaataaggaaaaatatgtttttttaaatttgaggatGCAATCTATAAAACAAACCAAGCCTCTAACACGCATTTgctttttcatacacacacaagaaatgcTTCTATACAATTCCTTGCACAAGTGCAATGGATTAAGCAGCCACCTAGTTTAGTTTTGAAGCTTACCCTTATAGCACCCTACAAGTGGAGAGCAGTACTGTTCTCCTAGCTGCTACTCAAATTAGAGAGGTAGTAGGATTTTTGGTTGTAGTTCAGTGCTTCTGACCCAGGGCAATGTTGAGGGGTTTGGAGCCCAGGACACGGCCATTCATCTCAGCCATTGCTTTAGCAGCTGCCTcgggagaaaaaaagcagatcaAGCCAAACCCTTTGCTCTGCCCTGCTTCCTGCATCACCTTAACTCTGCAAATGGACCCAAAGGAAGAAAATTCCTTGCGCAGTGTTTCATCATCGATGGTGTCATCCAGGTTCTTAATGTAGAGCTTCGCCGCTTGGCGGGCGCggattctttcctttttcatctctTCAAACTTTTCCTTTAACTCAGCCTGGCGTTCTACTTTCCTCTGAGCTCTGCCTACAAAAATTGTCTGCCCGTTTATATCCTGTCCATTCATTTCTTCAACTGCATTTTTGGCAGCTTCGTGACTATAGAAACTCACAAACCCAAAGCCTTTGGACTTTCCGTCGGCATCTTTCATCACCTTAACGCTCAAAGTTTGGCCATATTTGCTGAACACTTCCTTAAGCCGCTCATCGTCCATATCATCGCCAAAGTTTTTGATGTACACATTAGTGAATTCGCTGGTTTTGCTTCTGAGTTCAGCCTCGCGATCCTTACGGCTTTTGAATCTGGCCACAAACACTGAGCAGCCCCTCAGCAGCTTCCCATTCATCTCCTCAATGGCTTTGTCTGCTGCACTTTGGTCCTGGTAGTGCACGAAGCCATAGCCCCTGGAACCTTCTTCATCGCTCATCACCTTGGAGGACAGGATCTTTCCAAACGGTGAGAAGTGTTCATATAAGGTTTTGTTATCAATGGATTTGTCCAGATTCTTAATAAACACATTCCCGATTCCTGATTTCCTCAGGTATGCATCCCGTTGAGACCACATGAGACGTATGGATTTGCCTTGGATCAAATCAAAGTTCATGGTGTCTAGGGCTTTCTGGGCATCATCCAGCTGGAGGAAATTGACATAGGCATAGCCTAGGGAACGACGGGACACCAGGTCCCTGCAGATGCGGATGGACAACACGGGTCCCACTGTGTTGAACTTCCTGAACAACACATCCTCAGTGACATCTTCGTGGAGGTCACCCACATACAGGGATGCGGCACGGTACTTGGCTTCCACACTCATGCTTCTGCTATTGTTGTTCTGCTggcaggattttttgttttgtttttgatttttactcCAACACTACAAGCCTGTTCCCCGCAGCTACCAAGAATGATACTTCAAGTACGGCAGCCCAATCACAGCTTAAGGCCTGTTCATTCTTTGTGGCCTCCAATGACCACTTAGAGGTCCAGCTGCAGGGCCAGTTGCACTTCCCCCAAGTCAAGCAACacttttatcaaaacaaaaaaacaaacaaactttccTGGTAGTTGGCAATCTGCCTTCAACTCTCAGGCGCGGACTTTCCTTCCCTTTCAACTCAGGAACAACTTACATGTGGCTGGCCAGGACAGGCCCTCCATCTGCGTCCACCCCAGCAGCTGGAGGCTGGTTTCGGAGCACAGACAGGCCTTGTTCCTCTGATTTAGACTTCTAGCCAAGCCGGGAGCTAGCAAGGCCGCGGGGGCGTGCAGTCCAGGCCCCGCGCTGGAGGCCCCGTCCCGTGCAGAGTGACCGAACCCAGCCCGCCCACGACAAGGCTATCCGCGCGCAGCTCGCCCGGGCCCTGCCCCTGGCCACCCACCCCGCACCCCGGTGGCTCGCGGTTCCCGGGAGGAACTTGGCTGAAGACCGAGGCTCACCAGTTTGAGGACTTCACGCGGCGGGAACCCGGAACTAGCTGGCTAGCACTGTTTGGTTTTTCACATTTTTGGGGGGCCGTGTTCCTCCCCCGCCTCTCTTGCTCACTTCCCACACATACTCGTAGGGCTCAGGGCAGGAGGCGGTGTCATGGGTGGAGAAAGCGGCTGGGGGTGTGGCCGGGCAACCCACCACCGGGCTGCTCCTCCTGGTCTGTTTGGTCAAATCCAGCTTTTCCAAACAATGATCAGGATCCCCGCAACGCCTGGAGACACCCCGCGATGGCCTTGATGACATCCTTCACGCGCACCTCGTCCAACAACTTTCTGCAGGATCTCTACATGTCCCCTTCCCACAAAACTCCGAGAAACTCTTGACTTTCTTCCAAGgttggctcttaaaatcttttcttcttagaaaacagTTTAAACCCTCTATGCGAAAAAAACTTTTTCATGCATCTCTTCTGAGAGTCTAGGTTTCATTTTTCAGACAGTTGTATTCTCTCACGTTCTTCGCTGATCAAAACAGACTCCTTTCCAGGACAGTATGCCATCTGCATCTTTTTCAGAGATTTACGGTAATTAGTGATTTACTGGATGTCCATTGTATTTTGAATACCTCAGCTGTGTGGAATAGGTGAGTTAATGAAAGAGTCTGGAGATAGTGGTACTTAACTCAGTGTGCAGCAgatgttaaataaattaatacGTTTGGAAATGTCTACACAGTATCAAGAATGGAACAGGGTCTGTATAATAGCGGATCCACTTCTAATATTAAGTAAAATACATTATGATTCCTAGCACACCTTGTGATTTGAATCACAGTGcccttaaaaatcaaaactatttacCTGAAGAAGTGAACtgtagattaatttaaaaaaaaatcaacaacaaattTAGCACGTTGCAAAACTTTAATCACCACAGACACTGCATAAAAAACATGGTTAAAAGCAAATTCCAGCTCAATAACTGAGACGGAGAGGAGACTCGACATATCTAACTAATGAGACACAGAAAGTCTGTTGTCTGATTTACATGTTGGATAGAAGGATTTTGCCTCTAATGAATCCAGAATTAATGGGGTGTTTTCTTATTTAACCAGAAAAACGAATAAGTATCTCTCCCGGGAAAGAAAATGACACTGTCTTAGAATTCATTGCTAATATCCATTAAAAGTACTCCAATTTTcactataaaatacaaattattctTAGcctatttaaaattaattatgtgGGAGTACAAAAGATACCATTCAATATGTGATGGGCTGTTGAAGAACAATTATAAAATAAGAGTATGGTGTCTGCTTTCAAATTACttatacaaaagcagaacataGATTTTCTACAACAAAAGTCACTGGTCTACTGTCTATGAAGAGACTCAAAGTCAACCACTGGAAAAAACTTGAGAACATTAGGATGCTGGGAATGGTACTAGTGaaatcttcattattttatttatttatttttttgagacaggtttccctgtatatttggagcttgtcctggaactagctctctagaccaggccaTCCTTGAACTCGAAGacgatctgcttgcctctgcatcccaagagctgttattaaaggtatgtgccatcatttCCCGGCTAGGAATCATCATTAGGAGGAAATTTATTTGGCACAATTTCTTGCTTTTCAAATCGTTTTTTACCTAGAAACTCAGATACCCTCTGCATTTGCTTTCAACTTCTGTTAAAATATTCTGCTATAAACTGCAACtcaaaattattcctaaaaaatCTCATCAGCTGTCTCTTCCACTACAAAATGAATCAGTAATAAACGtgcatttgtttttctcctgtaAATCTATTTCTTGCTAATGGGTTTGTTCTAACCAAGAGTCCATGGAATGCTGAAAATATTGTTTTCACTGTAATGATGGGTTTATGATtacttatatacatattttgATTGAAATTGTCTTCAGATCATCCCGTTATGTGATGCTCCTTCCTAGAGAATTGTTTGTAAAAACAGGTGAGATCCTCCCCCCACTATCTTCTAGACTGTAATCTACAAGAGGGAGAAACATAATGGcatatttattacatattattACAGGTTTGTACACTATGACATTATGTACTTTCAAACTTCAGACATGTCAGTGCAATCATTAGTATAAGAACCCTTTCAAAGAAAGAGTCTACATATGTAATTTCTGTGAAGTCTGCTTCAAGAATTTTGACTTGTTAAAAATATGACTAAGACCACATTAGCTCTTTTACAACACAGATTCACATATGTATTAtcataaaatattgaaagaaatcaTGTTTTTCACTATGTATTAGTCTATTTTTTTACCTTTCAATTAGCGTTTTGTACAACACAAGGAAGAGCTTTGAAATCCAGCACTTAGTACCATGCACTTATAGTCAAGTACGTGCAATTGTTACAAACTGATGCTGGTAGGACTGCCATAACTTTACCTATGATGTTGAAGCAGGAAAGCTAAGAGTTCAAGATTAGTTTTAGTTAAATAATGAGTTTGAATGCAACTTGTACCTcttacagaagaagaagaagaagaagaagaagaagaagaagaagaagaagaagaagaagaagaagaagaagaagaagaagaagaagaaga
This region includes:
- the Pabpc4l gene encoding polyadenylate-binding protein 4-like gives rise to the protein MSVEAKYRAASLYVGDLHEDVTEDVLFRKFNTVGPVLSIRICRDLVSRRSLGYAYVNFLQLDDAQKALDTMNFDLIQGKSIRLMWSQRDAYLRKSGIGNVFIKNLDKSIDNKTLYEHFSPFGKILSSKVMSDEEGSRGYGFVHYQDQSAADKAIEEMNGKLLRGCSVFVARFKSRKDREAELRSKTSEFTNVYIKNFGDDMDDERLKEVFSKYGQTLSVKVMKDADGKSKGFGFVSFYSHEAAKNAVEEMNGQDINGQTIFVGRAQRKVERQAELKEKFEEMKKERIRARQAAKLYIKNLDDTIDDETLRKEFSSFGSICRVKVMQEAGQSKGFGLICFFSPEAAAKAMAEMNGRVLGSKPLNIALGQKH